gggtcccaccttcggttgggattTCGGCCAAAGCTGTAAGGACctaaccgagggtcccaccttcggttgggactGCGGCCAAAGcagaacggacctgaccgagggtccctccttcggttgggagttcggccaaagccgaacggacctgaccgaaggtcccactTTCGGCAGGGGGCTCTGTAGGGCCGATCCAAAGCGACCGAAGGTCTGTCTCTCGGTCGACCCCAAGCCTCGGTCGCTagtaatgccaaggccgaaggaacaagtcaaccaaagaagaagatgttggttactcccataggaagaagctcctagtggaagtaagggggctcctgatatagccaaaataacctctcagtgggggcaatgacacgtgtcgctctgagacacgtgtcctccgccagacgaaggttccaagaaaccactcatgctcgagcacgctcaatcaccgaggcacgctctcaaaatcacgcgggatcacgtcgtctgcatgaggggaatattccccccagaaggttggacgtattcgagtgggactctaagagggaagaagggggaaaaccctaaaccctaagagctatataagaaggcacggaagaaaggggaaggtaagttctgataccctcaccattactcccttattgaactgtgcggccaaccctgacttgagcgtcggaggactaaccccggacaaagctcctgGCCTCCgttgtctgtgtttgtgtaggttcgactaacggggtatttttggcagcaacaatggtgatgatggtggtaatgggggaggtggtggtgatagatttgaaggagtttgaAAGCAATATGAGCAGGCCGATCCACAGCCACAGCCGGAGCCGGTGCGATTCACTGGGGAGAGTCAGTTTGAGTATGCCACATAAGATTCTAATCATGGTGTACATCCatcaggtggagggaggagttcaAGTTACAGTAGAAGGCCTCGTCGCCGATTCGGTGAAGGGCAACGAAATTGTATGGACATTGATAGTCTATCTACTTCTATTGGTGGAATGAGTTTGAGTGGAGAGGATAGTCATCCAGACAGTGAGAGTAGAGGGAGTGGGCAATGGCATTTCCCATCATTTACTGGAGGGAGCACCTGGTCACAGTAACATGGACCTTATGGTCAATTCACTGGGATGGGGCATATATCTGGTTCAGCCATTCCTAGTAGTAGTACTGACTATGGCTCCCAGACCCAGTCACATGGTAGTGGCTTCATGGATAGTTTATTCTCATACCCAGCCACCCCGTACATGTTGCCGGAACCATCAATTGACAGTAATTCAATGGCGGGttcttcttcatactatggtGGTAATACTTACCCTCGAATAAGTCACCTTCAGTATGTAGATGACTCAGTCTTTTTGGCAGCTATGGAGGACTACGTTCGATTCTTCTCTCAGACTATGACGTGGCATGCATTTGTGACGCAGTCAGAGAAAAATGCACGTCGAATCCATCGTACTGAGTGTGGAATCCAGCCAGGCCATCATAGTTCTTTCGAGTAGATAGTAGATACTACATAGTCATTATGATTACTATTGTATTGTTGTGTAAGTTACATACTCAGTGTTTGACTTTAGTAGGGACTTGTGGATTAGGGAGTCGTATAGTGTACTACTTTAAAATTCTAAATATTAgctaattaatgttgatgtataTTTGATCACGGCttaaatgcattatttatttattttactatcatattacatcttgttctagcaatgaagTAGGTAcaattttcagaacagttcgaCAATTGCTACCAACCCAAGGaacaactctaaaacaatatcatgttctaatatttttgcatttttatgttcttatcatgtttattaaccttaaaataggcTATCCCCCAAGTTTCAGATCAAAATACcaccgtttgaccaccgaaacagccAACCgaaaccaaggattaaagtattggtatcgatcagccaaaattaaaatacgcatcggagggtatcgtatcgtatcgtatcggagatatgctaagatacgcacataaatgtataagaaacacttttttaaacacttttgcataaaaaattgttaaaaaaatctatttataacatgtattatgcataaacgctaaattgagggtatcgcactaagaattcaaggtttgtagttgtaccataaatgtaaaatccttgttcccaaccttaagtccactttagttagacagaaatatggctggcagcaactttggaacaaaaatccatcaaaaaatcctgtttttctaaaaaattacccatcttgacCATTATATGTCCACAACGCactatatcggtacataccgatactcatcaaAACGTACcaatcaatacataccgatactcaccgatacatactggTATTCAACAATACATACCGATTcgtaccaatcgatacatatgaaaacatacatttcacctcaattttatattttccatagaatatcggtacatatcggtgagtatcgtattgtatcagtgtgtatcagtgatgtatcggtgcatattggtatgtatcgtaggatatatatcgatacgaaaggattttaaaaattccatgtatcgtatcggtcgactaaatttaagatacgtatcggagggtatcgcatcggtatcggagatactttaaaccatgaccccaaaaaaaaaaaaattgcacagTTTCGGCCGAAATCTCCTCGAAATaccgaaacgaaacgagatCTCGAACCTTGGCCATGAGAACAGAGCAATATTTGCACAAATTGTTCACTCAGGGGTGGAATCCCATAAAAGAAttccttatttctttctttatgaTTACCAAAATGAAAGGACCCTTTGTTTGAGGCTAAAAGAGACAGGCTACAAGGGGATGAATAGGTTTTAAGTGGAACTTGGCGTGAGCTGAGTAACACCAGGTGAACTCTATTATTACATATGGCATTTAACAGACATTTCCAGTTTCTTTCTGCTATCAACAAAAGTAGCATGCATAAACACTTATCGTCAGGCAAAAGGCCAATTTTGCACCAAAGTTTTCAAGTCTTCGATACATTATCTTCATATTAATGATCCTTCTGAGTGTTCCCAAATTCATTTATTCAGAAGCTCATGTACATTCGGATGTGTAATTTTCAATTTATGGCCTATCAAAGCATCTTTGGTAAAAGTGAACAATATACAAGAGGAGGAGCAAGAGGATTCCTATAATTTATTCTGATAAAAGTTAAATTGACAAACCTGGCGAACTGTAAGTCTTGGGGCACAACGCTGAGGAATGACAATATCCCTTCTGAGAGTCCTATTGTTATCATCTTTCCGCTCAGGTTCCTCACCACATTGTCCATATTCATTGCCACCTGCAGCAAACATACTAATTAACGTTTAACCAAAACCATGAACCACTTCCAACCAAAAGTTCTTCACTGAAATACCCCAGGCATAAGCACGGCCATGATCATCAACAGCCAGACAATGCCACCCACCAATTGCAGCCTGAAATGAGAAACCAATATTGAAATCCATGTAAAAGTAACCAATATTTAGGCCTATATTCAAGTTTTGGGATCTACTTACTTGCACAATCTTCACATTAACAAGATCCTTAACCTGACTAGGAATGTTTTCAGATTTAGTTTCTGGTGGGTGGCCTAATGTTCCTCTCTGATTCCATCCCCATGTAAACAGctaatgacaaaaaaaaagatcattttTCAGTAGaagtaaaggaaaaaatgcagAGCTAAGAAAGCCcaattgaatattttttttttctttgtagtcAGAATAGAATCATAAACCACTAAAAGTAAATAGAATAAGGGTTGAAGACGACTAACTTTTCCATCTTCACAAATGGCAAGCGAGTTTCTACTCCCGGCGACAACAAAGCAAACCCTCTCAGACCCAAGAGCCTTGACAGCGCAAACCCATTCTTTCTCTTCGTTGTCGCCAATACCCAACTGCCCATCTTCTCCGGAACCcctgagaagaaaagaaaatggaggaGTTTTTGTCCCATCAGCAAAATCACAGTACAAAATAAGCTTCGCAACAAAGCCTACAAGTCGGTTGAGAGGGAAACAGAGGGCTTAGGAGTTTGGATTCATACCATGCTAAGATTATGGGGTTTACGGAAGCCATGGGAACTGAAGTGATTGTTTTATGGCTCAATAAAGTAGGAGTGCAAAAGATGTGtacaaatgaagaaagaaaaagtacaCGATAAGAACAAGGAAGAAGGAATATCAGAGAAAGTATTCTAATAGACTTATAGGAATGGATTTTGGGGAAACAGAGGAAATCTCGGGAGAGCGATTGAATTTACCGCAACTGGTGAAGTGGGACATGAGAAGAGATAACAGAGATGAAAATTAAAACAGGGAGAAAGAGATTCACTGGTGCATGTCTACTTTACTAAGCACGGCTGCTTCCAAACTTACTTTAtccgccctttttttttttttttttttttgaaaaagaacCCCACACCAACGCACGGGGCCAATGGGGTGTGCGATAACATCAGTGCATGGGGTGGGCAGCATGGTCTTCTTATGTCTACTCATATTTGATGTACGCAACACCAGACTGGTAGGATACTCTTCccccttccctcttccctcttccctctttttctcatttttatgtAACACTTGTTTTCgttttcattttccctttttcgtGGGCTACGTCACCGTGCCAATATGGGACCAATCAGGGGTAGGATAGTCTTTTCCACCACCTCCTGTGTCTGGGtgtagacatttttttttttttaaatctgttTCTAAGGATGATATGAAGATTTTAATTACCTATCCCtattggttttgttttggttaCGCTTGCTCAGTGTAGAGTGCAACCCTCAACCTGAGCAAGTCATATACTGCATGTCCAATCTTGAGCCTTTTACTTCTTGCATTTCTTTCACATTCAAGTAATCGTAACaaagttttatattttgatttgacTTCGTTTTGGATGACAGATCAAATTATGCTGCATACAGTAAAGATAGCTTGTTGGGAGTATAGTGCCCGTCCTGTTTATGGCTGGGATAATGTTAGCTCCAAACAGAAGGCCACAACAAGCTTGCTTGCTGCTTTCCTTATATTTGAACCCCATTGGCAAATATGCATGGTAGGTGGATTGTCAATAGGCAtacactaattttttttttttactcttggCTTTGATTCTTAGCTTTCTTTGCCTCAGTATCTAAATGCTTggcatttatttgttttttccctTAATCAAGGTGTCTAACCCAGCTTACATATACCTCGACTAATTCTTGGGGAGACTAGCATAGCAACCCACCGCcacagtctccacttaaatcaaaCCTAGGACCCTAGGACCAtgcacctatccacacaattcCCTATTTGCCCTAACCGTCTAAGCAACCCACAGATGGGTATCTAAATGCTTGGCTTGCTATTATATAGGATTGGTTATGCTTCTATAGGATGTTAAGCTGAAGTAAGCCTTTGAGGTCTCAATAATTTGTAGTAGTGAACTATGTTAGAAGTATTGCCATCATTGAACTACTGCTGCACCTGCCAATTGTTTATGAAATattcggaaaaaaaaattgaactatgTCTCATCAATTTCCGAATCTAAAGGAAATCTGATGTTTAAAAAACCATGTCAACTAACCAGCCTCTGCTTTTACTCTGCATTGAGAGAAGTGGTGAGGGAAGGTAAAGAATTTGAAAAGTGATAATGATAGCAGAAACAGCTGCATATATTTGAGTAGTGAGTAAAGGTACAGAGTTTGAAAAGTCATAATAAGAGTAGTATTTGAAAAAGTGGTACAGAAAGATCTCAGATCAGAAACTTGGCACTAGCTCAGAAATGTTTATCATTACTGACCAATAGTTAGTTTTTTATAAGTTCTTGTAGTAGGGATGCCTAATTGTCTATTGGAGAGAGAAGTGTAAAACTTGGATACAGACTaatataattgaaaattttccatcAATAGTTTATAATCCCTCAATTCTGTCTCTAATAAGATATAGTTCAACAATTCATTAAATCCAAATGATAAAGCTTTGaaaactttttttgttttgaaggaTTACAACTGATGCTTGGTCATTCAAGTAGTTATTTTATTGAATAGGGTTATATATACTAATAATTTGCATCTGATTGACAAGATTCTTTTAGTGATTGAGAGGAGGGGTAGTCCAGTAGTGGGCGAGCCTATggcacaatggttaagttgcactattgcaacttgttggtcacaggttcaaaacttggaagtaGTCTCTTCTGCAAAGCAGGGGATAAGGTtgcatgcactgggttgctcttaaAGGAGGGGTAGTCCAGTGGAGCATCATACACATAAACCCTTGGACTGGGCTGACATAATTCCAGTAATTGAGAATTTAGTAGAAAAGAGAGTATGATGTATTTATGACAAAGACAGTAAGTATGACCTACGTTTAATCCTAACTCTATAGGGTTCCATTGCGAGACTAGCTAATTTGGTTATTAATTCTGTTGGGTTTTATTGAACTGGTAATTTATCTCTATAGAACATGAATTCATCAATTAGTATCAGTCAATTGCAATATTGGCCAGATAGTTATAGGGTTCAATTCAGATATCAGTCAATTTCAACTTATAAATCAAGCAGCAAAAGGAATCAAGCACCATTGGTAATTCAAATAATCGATTCctattgaattaattaaagtaCTGTTATTCTATAGAAATAATTCAGATATCCTTTATAGGAATTCATCAACTAAGATCGATTAATTGCACCCATAAAGTGGAAATCTTGTTGGTTTGATgtaaacatctctctctctctctctctctctctctctctctctctctctctctctctctctaaacatgcATTTGCATGTGTACTTTTACTAGTACACACATATATTTTTACTAGTAGTACACacacatatgtgtgtgtgtactAGTAAAAGTGCATGTACAGTTTGAAATGACAGATTCCCATAAAGGTTTAAGGACAATAAAGTTTGGACCTTGAATTAACCAAGAGGTTGATTTAGATTGACCATCAGGGTTGATTCAATAAAGTTTGAACTCACCACATAATGAATTATTTTGAGAAGAACAATTCATCATGATATAATGGAAGGAAGTGTTCTTTGTATAAACATATACCACATTGATTCAtagattaaaattttcatttcgaATGTACATTACTCCTTAAAGACCGGTTAAGTTCAGTATGATCATGCATTAAGTTAAGAACTTACCACGTTTGCTTAGCGTATGTCAATATACACCAAGCGGAAGAATGTTAGTATTGATGTGGCCTACGTTCTCAAATCTACATTATCTAGAAATAGTACTTTTGGTAACCACAATGCAATCACCTTGATGGGAGAACATTACAAGAGGTACGTTTTAAGTTGAGTTGGTCCCTAATTTTGGTTAATGCAAACAAAAACACCATGAATATTGCTGCTTGTAGGAAACCTAAGAAACTAGAGAAGCACCATTCCTCTATTGTTGGAGAATTCACTGTCTTTAGAAAAGATACAAAACTCATTAgacaaaattaaaaaactgcAATATTGAGTATGTAAGTTCTTCTGCCCTCTTTATTCGGTGATATTAACTTGCACTATTTATGAACACCGGGAGTATTTTGCAAAATTACTCTTATTGTTTCAATCTGATGAGCAATGGCTAGACCTCTTACAGTCCTATCTAGATAATACTGGATACATCACCATTCTCTTCCATAGACCTCCCTCTCACTAGGGCTGTCATAGATAAAAATCTTGGCACCTATAATATGTcatgttaggactcttatgtgggcttaactgatattgattgacccattgggtccaagagaataaggaccactctaattaggaaacttctagccctattctattatggaaatggaatagggtttaagaattctattatatatagaatactgacggtccctgcagctattatttttcataataatatttgggagcactgctttctcacagagctagtgtagagacagagagaagatcccatagtaagaggctgcagaNNNNNNNNNNNNNNNNNNNNAA
The Macadamia integrifolia cultivar HAES 741 unplaced genomic scaffold, SCU_Mint_v3 scaffold2080, whole genome shotgun sequence DNA segment above includes these coding regions:
- the LOC122065650 gene encoding E3 ISG15--protein ligase Herc6-like — protein: MASVNPIILAWGSGEDGQLGIGDNEEKEWVCAVKALGSERVCFVVAGSRNSLAICEDGKLFTWGWNQRGTLGHPPETKSENIPSQVKDLVNVKIVQAAIGGWHCLAVDDHGRAYAWGGNEYGQCGEEPERKDDNNRTLRRDIVIPQRCAPRLTVRQVCQFNFYQNKL